The Gloeobacter morelensis MG652769 genome contains the following window.
CGTCCTTCGCGAAATCGACCGCCAACTGGTCCAAAAAGTGCCGCTGTTGGGAGACTTGCCGGTGCTGGGTGCTCTGTTTCGCTTCCAAAGTAACCAACACGAGCGGCGCGAAGTGGCGCTGATGGTCACTCCCCACATCTTGAACGAATCGGTCCATGAGGCGGCGCCCCTGCGGTAACTGGGTGGGGACACAGGCCGATAAACCCATGGGTCATCCATCGGCAATGCCGGCTTTACGCTACTTCCCGAACGGGGGCCTGACGGCGGTGAAGCGTTGCGGACTGATGGCAATTTTGCCGCTCGCGGTCGTGACGACAATGCGCCCCGAGGCTGTGCCCACCGGTACTACGGCGTTAATCTCCGTGGATGAGACCACCGTAAACTGGGCAGGCACCCGCCCCGGACCCAGTTTCTCAAACGTCACCGAGCTGACCCCCGTAAAGCCGGTACCGTGGATAAAAACGCCAACGCCCGGCCGTCCAAAAGGGAGGTTCAACGCCGTGATGGTCGGAGCGGCACCTAACTCAAACGTGTTCAACAGAACCGCCACGTTGTCGGATCCGACGTTGGCGGCAACGATGTCCGGGTTGCCGTCGGCATCTATATCTCCCAACGCCACTCCAAAAGGACCGACCCCACCGGTGGCAAAAGGAGTGGCAACCGTGAAATTGGCGCGGCCGTTACCCAGCAGTACCAGTGCCTGGTTGGCCCCAGCATCGTTTGAGACAATGTCCAGGTCGCCGTCGCTGTCGAGATCTGTCAAACCGGCAAAACTCGCGCCGCTTGCCAAAAAGTCGCGGCGGGGGCCGAAGTTGCCCCGCCCGTCGCCCAGGAGCACCGCCACCCCTCCGCCAGTATCAGAAAAGTAGTTGGCAGTCACGATGTCGAGGTCGCCGTCCCCGTCCACATCCCCCAGAGCCAGGGACGTTGGGCCGTCCACGGCGAAATTGCCGGCCGGGGCAAAACCACCCCGGCCGTCGTTCAACAGCACCGACACTTGGTCGGCGCGGGAGTCGACAACAGCAATGTCGAGGTCGCCATCGGCATCGACGTCGCCCAACCCGGCCGATTGGGGCAACTCGCCCACA
Protein-coding sequences here:
- a CDS encoding FG-GAP-like repeat-containing protein, with protein sequence MANTFDASAFWRRALGSDWGWIWGLGLAGTVALWAVPARAQVDFAPPATFAAGAAPYAAALGDLDDDGDLDIVTANSNSDDVSVLLGDGRGGFAAVGTFAVGGSAPESVALGDIDGDGDLDIVTADSNFNAAGLSVLANQGNGSFAAPNRLVVAGFPDFVTLGDVDNDTDVDILAVASNGGNLTVLFNDGSGGFAMSTTDSVGELPQSAGLGDVDADGDLDIAVVDSRADQVSVLLNDGRGGFAPAGNFAVDGPTSLALGDVDGDGDLDIVTANYFSDTGGGVAVLLGDGRGNFGPRRDFLASGASFAGLTDLDSDGDLDIVSNDAGANQALVLLGNGRANFTVATPFATGGVGPFGVALGDIDADGNPDIVAANVGSDNVAVLLNTFELGAAPTITALNLPFGRPGVGVFIHGTGFTGVSSVTFEKLGPGRVPAQFTVVSSTEINAVVPVGTASGRIVVTTASGKIAISPQRFTAVRPPFGK